Part of the Cupriavidus basilensis genome is shown below.
GCCTTGGGCCGCGAGCTTGCGCGCCACCACGTGGGCCAGCGCCAGGTCCATGTTGTCGCCGCCCAGCAGGATGTGCTCGCCGACGGCGACGCGGTGCAGCTCCAGGTTGCCCTCGCGCTCGATCACGGCGATCAGCGAGAGATCGGTGGTGCCGCCACCCACGTCGACGACCAGGATGATGTCGCCCACCTTGACCTGCTTGCGCCACTGGCCGCCGCTCTTCTGAATCCAGCTATAGAGCGCGGCCTGAGGCTCCTCCAGCAGGGTCATGCGGGCATAGCCAGCGGATTCGGCGGCTTCTGCCGTCAGTTCCCGCGCGGCCGGATCGAACGACGCGGGAATGGTGACGGTGATGTCCTGCTCACCGAACGGGGCGTCGGGATGCGCGTGGTCCCACGCTTCGCGCAGGTGCGAGAGATAGCGTACGGAAGTCTCGAGCGGCGACACGCGCGGCACTTCCGCCGGCGCGTCGTTCGGCAGGATCGCCGCGCGGCGGTCTACCCCGGGGTGGCACAGCCAGCTCTTCGCGCTCGATACCAGCCGGATCGGCGTGGCCGCGCCACGGCTGCGCGCCAGCTCGCCCACGGCGAAGTCTCGCGTGGCGTTCCACGGCAAGGCCAGGTCGCCCGGAGCCAGCTCGCTCGGATGCGGCAGGTACAAGAACGACGGCAGCAGGTCGCAATCTTCAATAGCGCCTGGTGCGGTGAGCTGCGTGATGGGCAGGACGCCCTGGGTGGTCTTCTCACCGTCACTGGTGGCGAGGTCGACGTAGGAGAGGGCGCAATGCGTCGTGCCCAGGTCGATGCCGATCGAGTAGCGCGGGTCGCTCATAGCTCGACCTCGGCCGGGGCGATCACGGTGGCGTCATGGCGCTCGGCCAGCCGGGGCAGGCGGACTTGCGCCACGCGCCAGCCACGGTGGCTGATGTTGCCGTTGAACGGCGCGCTGCCGACCACGTTGCCGGTCAGCCGGATGGCGGTGGCATCGAACCCGTCGGGCACCGTGACGCGGCTGCCCTCGGCTTCCTCGCGCACCGGCCGGATGGTGAAATGTTCGCGCAGCACGGCGCGGCAGCCGTCATGCACCAGCCGGGCGGCGGCACCGATTTCCGTGTCGGAATAGCCGGCGATGTCTTCCTCGACAAAATCGATGAAGCGCGCGTCGCGCTGGAGCAGGCCCAGCAGCTGGAGAGCGGCCTCCGGGCTCGCTTCCTTCAGCGCGCTCGGGGCCGGTGCCGCGGCCACGGGGGCGGGGGCCGGTGCAGGGACCGCTGCAGGGACCGGTGCGGCGGGCGCTGGACTTGCGCCGGGCCCCGTGCCGTCACGCAGGCGCCGCACGCCCGCGGCAAGCTCGCGGTCGCCCAGGATGTTGAAAAACGTGCCCATGGCAAGAGAAATCCTGCCCAGGAAAGACATGTTCGAGTCGGTCATCAATGGCTCCAGATGTGCTCTGTTGAAGGACGAGCTGTCCCCTGGCGATGCTGTACTGGGCCGGCCCTGCCGCAGCGCAGGCGCTTGCCGGCAGGCAACGGCGTGGTGCGCGCAGTGGCGGGCTCGCCCGTCAGCATCTTGTTCTTCGGGCCCGGCCGGGCCGCTCAAGGCGGTATTTTGCCCTAAGGCGCCCATGATCCGGCCAATGCGGCCCACGAAGTGGCAGGACTCTCACCAATATCCCCCAAGCATGCCCGCCATGACTCGCCCTTACGCAGGGCGCCGGAGTAGCCTTTAATAGAGCAAAGTAGAGCAAATGCCCGTCACGATCTGCATTGGAGCTGGGATGAAAGCGCTTTCCACCAAAGAACGCACGCGCAGGCGCCCGTCCGACAAGGTACTGAACGTTCTCGCGGCGCTCGTAGGCCTGGTTACGCTTGCGGCCGGCATCGCCTGGCTCATCTACAAGTGGCGCGTAGATCTCGAAGTTCCGTACTTTGCCATTCCGCTGGTGCTGACGGTCCCCGTGATCGCTGCCGCCGCGTTCCGCAGTTTTTGGGACTAGCGCAGCGGTTTTGTGCCTGTTAGCTGGCTTTGGGCGCAGATAAGCCCGTTGGCCCGCCAGATGGGCGCAGCGAGGGGGCAATTGCTGGCGCGCCGTGCGCCCCCGCATGCGCCACGCGCCGCGAGCCTTGCCCCCACGCAAAACTTGCATTTTGCGATTGCGAAGCAAAAACCCCGTGTGGTTCAGACCCCCCTGGAGAAAATTCAGGCAAAATTCGGGCATTCCTGCCGGGCTGTGACCCAGCCGGTGGCGTTCTCCAACCTATTTCTTGATCCTGAGATAAGCAATGAGTACCCAGCAACCCACCATCATCTACACGCTGACCGACGAAGCTCCGCTGCTGGCGACCAGTGCCTTTTTGCCCATCATCCGCACCTTCACCGCCCCGGCCGGCATCAACGTGACGACCAGCGACATCTCGGTGGCGGGTCGTATCCTGGGTGAATTCCCCGAATTCCTGACCGAGGCACAACGCGTGCCCGACAACCTGGCCGAGCTGGGCCGGCTGACCCTGCAGCCGGACACCAACATCATCAAGCTGCCCAACATCAGCGCCTCCGTGCACCAGCTGGTCAGCGCGATCAAGGAACTGCAGGCCAAGGGCTACAAGGTTCCGGATTTCCCGGAAGACCCGAAGACCGATGCCGAGAAGGCCATCCGCCAACGCTATTCGAAGTGCCTGGGCAGCGCCGTGAACCCGGTCCTGCGCGAAGGCAACTCGGACCGCCGCGCGCCGGCAGCCGTCAAGAACTACGCACGCAAGAACCCGCACAGCATGGGTGAGTGGAGCATGGCTTCGCGCACCCACGTGGCGCACATGAAGCACGGCGACTTCTATCACGGCGAAAAGTCCATGACCCTGGACCGCGCCCGCGACGTCAAGATGGAGCTGGTCACCAAGAGCGGCAAGACCATCGTGCTCAAGCCGAAGGTGTCGCTGCTGGACGGCGAGATCATCGACAGCATGTTCATGAGCAAGAAGGCGCTGTGCGACTTCTATGAAGAACAGATGGAAGACGCGCGCAAGACCGGCGTGATGCTGTCGCTGCACGTGAAGGCCACCATGATGAAGGTCTCGCACCCCATCGTGTTCGGCCACGCCGTGAAGATTTTCTACAAGGAAGCCTTCGAGAAGCACGGCAAGCTGTTCGACGAACTGGGCGTGAATGTCAACAACGGCCTGGTCAACCTGTACGACAAGCTGGAAAGCCTGCCGAGCTCCAAGCGCGAAGAGATCATCCGCGACATGCACGCTTGCCACGAGCACCGTCCCGAGCTGGCGATGGTGGATTCGGCCAAGGGCATCTCCAACCTGCACGCGCCCAATGACGTGATCGTGGACGCCTCGATGCCGGCCATGATCCGCATCGGCGGCAAGATGTGGGGCGCAGACGGCCGTCCGAAGGACACCAAGGCCGTGATCCCGGAGAGCACGTTTGCCCGCATTTACCAGGAAATCATCAACTTCTGCAAGACCAACGGCAACTTCGACCCGGTCACCATGGGCACCGTGCCCAACGTCGGCCTGATGGCGCAGCAAGCAGAGGAATACGGCTCGCACGACAAGACCTTTGAAGTGCCCGAGGCCGGCGAAGCCCGCATCGTTGACATCGCCACCGGCGAAGTGCTGCTGGTGCAGAACGTGGAAGAGGGCGACATCTGGCGCATGTGCCAGGTCAAGGACGCCCCGATCCGCGACTGGGTCAAGCTGGCTGTCACGCGCGCGCGCAACTCCGGCATGCCCGCCATTTTCTGGCTGGACCCGTACCGCCCGCACGAAGCCGAGATGATCAAGAAGGTCGAGACCTACCTGAAGGATCACGACACCACCGGCCTGGACATCCAGATCATGTCGCAAGTGCGCGCCATGCGTTACACGCTGGAACGCGTCATCCGCGGCCTGGACACCATCTCGGTGACCGGCAACATCCTGCGCGATTACCTCACCGACCTGTTCCCGATCATGGAACTGGGCACCAGCGCCAAGATGCTCTCCATCGTTCCGCTGATGGCCGGCGGCGGCATGTATGAAACCGGCGCGGGCGGCTCGGCGCCGAAGCACGTCAAGCAACTGGTGGAAGAAAACCACCTGCGCTGGGATTCGCTGGGTGAATTCCTGGCGCTGGCGGTGTCGCTGGAAGAACTCGGCATCAAGACCAGCAACGAAAAGGCCAAGGTTCTGGCCAAGACGCTGGACGCCGCCACTGGCAAGCTGCTGGACAACAACAAGAACCCGTCGCCCAAGACTGGCCAGCTGGACAACCGCGGCAGCCAGTTCTACCTGGCCATGTACTGGGCCCAGGAACTGGCGGCACAGACCGACGATGCTGCCCTGGCAGCGCAGTTCGCGCCGCTGGCCAAGCAACTGACCGACAACGAGCAGGTCATCGTTGGCGAGCTGTCGGCCGTGCAAGGCAAGCAAGCCGATATCGGCGGCTACTACAAGCCCGACTTTGCCAAGCTGGACATCGTGATGCGCCCCAGCAAGACGCTGAACGCCGCGCTGGCAGCCGTCAAGGCCTAATCGATGCAAGCCTGGCCGCCCTGTCACGCAGGGCGGCCGGCGGCGGCGGCCACGCCTTGGGAAAGGCGAGCCGCCATGCAAGCCCCGGGTACCCGGTAACAGGTACCCGGGGCTTGTGCTATTCGAGCTTCACCCTGCCGTCCTTTGCGAGCCGGCGATATTGCGGTATCTCGCCCTGCACGCGCCGGCGGAAATCCTCCGCATTGCCGCGCATGACCCAGATCGACTGCCGCTGGAAGACTGCCTCCACGGAAGGGTCCAGAAGCACCCCCTGCAATTCCTTTTCCAGCCGCTCCACCACCGCTTGCGGCGTGGCGCGCGGCGCGGCAATGCCGAACCAGAACGCGTTGCCGGGCATGGCGATGCCGAGTTCGGCAAAGGTTGGCACGCCCGGATACTGCGGGGAGCGCGCCCCGGCACTGATCGCCAGCGGACGCAACTTGCCGGACTCGAGGTAAGGCTGTGCAACGGCGATGGGGTCGAGGCTCAGGTCGATCTGCCCGCCAATGACGTCGGCGAGGATCTGCGTGCTGCCACGATATGACACGGGCGTGATGTCCGCGTGCAGGTCGGCCTCGATCATGGCGCCCACAATGGATTGCGCGGTGCCCGGGCCGGTGGTGCCGTAGGTGATCGTTCCCGGTTGGGCGCTTGCACGCGCCAGCATGTCTGCGAACGACTTGATGCCGGAGTCCGCGCGGGTGGTGAGCATTACTGGCGCCTGCGCGATGATGCCGATCGGCGCCCAGGCGCCTTGCGCCGGGATGGGCAGGCCGGTGCGCAGCGCGGGGAGCATGCTGAACGTGGTGGAACTGGCGAGAAGCAGCGTGTATCCGTCGGCGGGCGCCTTGGCGACCTGCTCCGCCGCGATCATCGTGGAGGCACCCGGCCGGTTCTCGACTACCACGGGCTGGCCCAGTCGGGTACGCAACTTATCGGCGATGACACGGGCAATGATGTCGGTGGTGCCGCCCGCCGTGAAAGGGACCACCAGGTGCACGGTCCGCTGTGGGAATGCTTCCGGGGCGGTCTGTGTCTGCGGGTTGGGCGCCGAGGCGGCCACCAGCAGCGAAGTGGTGACCAGACGGCGCAACGGGTCTAAGGAAAAGAGCAGGTCCATGGGCAGGTCAACTGGCGTCGGGTAGCAGCACCTGCAGGCTGGCGTGAGCAGATAAAAGCACGTTAAGTATCAAAGAATGGCGGGTATGGCGGGACTAGATGGCTTTGCCGGGCCATCGCGTCGATTCTACGTCAGATGCTGCGTTGCAATATGCACGCCTGGCTGTGCTGTTGGTTGCACTAATTATTTTCCGTGCCATATAATGCGAACCATTCGCATTTAAGTTTGGCCGTGCCAGACACTTCACTACGCAAGGGAAGCGATGGCCGCCGCCGAATCCGCGTTACAGCAGCATGTCCATGCCCTCTACAGCGATCACCATCGCTGGCTGCAGGGATGGCTGCGGCATCAGCTTGGCAATGCGTTTGACGCCGCCGACCTGGCGCAGGATGTGTTTCTCCGCTTGCTCCATCGCGAGCCGTGCGACATCAGGGAACCGCGCACCTACCTGAGCACGATCGCGCGCGGCCTTGTCATCGAGCACTGGCGCCGCCGGGAGCTGGAACTGGCCTGGCTGGAGACGCTGGCGCAACTGCCCGCGCCGCAGGCGCCGTCGCCCGAGAGCCGGCTGCTTTTCCTGGAAACCCTGATCGCCATCGACCGCATCCTGGATGCGCTGAAGCCGCAGGTGCGCAAGGCATTCCTGTGGGCCCAGCTCGAAGGGCTGACCTGCCGGCAGATCGCGGAGCGCCTCGGCGTGTCGCTGGCTACCGCCGAGCGCTATGTCGCGGCGGCGCTGCGCCATTGCTACAGCTTGCGTTTCGGTGGTTGATGCCCGTGAGCGATTCCGCCAGGCCAGGCGACCCAACGGCTACGCCTGGGCCCGAAACCCCGATCCCGATCCCCGCGCGCATCGTCGACCAGGCCATCCACTGGATGGTCAAGCTCGACTTCGGTGAGGCCAGCGCCACCACGCGCAAGGCATTCGCCCAATGGCGCGACGCCAACCCGCTGCACGCGCTCGCCTGGCAACGCGTGCAGGCACTGCGCACTGACTTCTCCGGCATGCCGCCGGCACTGGCGTTGCTTACCCTGCAAGCTGCCGATGCCCGGCGTGGCGTGGGCGGGCTTAAGCGCAGGCAGGCGCTCAAGGTGTTGGCGCTGGCCGGCATCTCGGTGGTCACGGCGGCAAGCGTGCGCGAACTGGCGCCATGGCAGGGCCTGGTCGCCGACGCGAGCACGGCCACCGGCGAGCAGCGCACCATGCGTCTGGCCGACGGAAGCACCATCGTGCTCAACACCGATACCGCCATCAATACCGTGCTGGGCGCTGAGCGCCGCTTGGTCACGCTGCGGCGCGGGGAGATCCTGGTGACCACGGGACACGACGATGGCTTCGCGGCCGGCAGCGCAGCGGTGCGGCCGTTCTGGGTGCAGACGCCGTTCGGCAGCCTGCGTGCGTTGGGCACGCGCTTTGTGGTGCGGATCGAGGACGAACGCGCCCGCGTTACCGTGCAGGAGGGCGCCGTGGAGTTGCACCCGGCCGCAGGCGGGGCGACCCACGTAGCGCGTACGGGGACGACCTGGTGGCTCGCCAAGGCCGGCAGCATGCCGGCGACGGCGCAGCCGTTCGAGGCGGACGGCTGGGCCGATGGCGTCATCGCGGGCAAGGACATGCGGCTGGCGGACGTGCTGGCCGAACTGTCGCGTTACCGCACCGGCCACATTGCCTGCGATCCGCGCGTGGCCGATTTGCGTATCTCGGGCGCCTACCACGTGCGCGACACGGATCGGGTGCTGCGCTTCCTGATGCAGGCGCAGCCGATCGCCGTGGCCTATCGCACGCGCTTCTGGGTTTCGGTTGGCCCGGCGGGAGGGCATTGACCCCATGCCAGGCGTGTCCGAGAAAATATTTCAGGAAAATTGAGGGGATTTCGATTCTCGACCGGCCTACAGCGTAGGAACTCAAATTAAACGCTGCCGGAGAAGGGAATCATGTCTGCAACTCGTTATGCCACTGTCATCGCCGCTGGGCGCCCACCCCGACCCAAGCCGTTTGCGCTTGCCGTGCACCACGCCATGGTCTGCCTTGCCATGGGCGCAACCGTCGCGCCGCTTGCCGTGAGCGCACAATCGCAGGCGGCCCCCGCGCACGCCGCGCCGACCCTGCCGGCGGTAACCGTCACCGCCGGCGCCGAGGCGCCGGGAGAACTGCCACAACCCTACGCGGGCGGCCAGGTGGCGCGCGCAGGCCGCCTGGGGTTGCTGGGCAACAAGAGCATCATGGACACGCCGTTCGCCATCACCAACTACACCGCGCAGCGCCTGGAGGACCAACAGGCCACCACGCTGGCCGAAGTACTGAACAGCGATCCGTCCACGCGCTTCACGGGCCAGGTTGGCGGCGTGACCGATTCATTCTATATCCGTGGCTTCCCGATCAATGAGGGCAACCTGTCGGAGATCGCGTTCGATGGCGTGTACGGCGTGTCGCCGAATTACCATCTGTTTACCGAGTACCTGGAGCGGGTCGAAGTGCTGAAGGGGCCGGCCGCCTTGCTGTACGGCATGTCGCCGAACAGCGGTGTCGGCGGCGTGGTCAATGTCGTGCCCAAGCGTGCGCTGGCGACGGACCTGACGCGATTCACGCTCGACTATGCGTCTGACGCGCAGGTGGGCGGCGCGGTGGACCTGAGCCGCCGTTTTGGCGAGGACCGCG
Proteins encoded:
- a CDS encoding DUF2760 domain-containing protein: MTDSNMSFLGRISLAMGTFFNILGDRELAAGVRRLRDGTGPGASPAPAAPVPAAVPAPAPAPVAAAPAPSALKEASPEAALQLLGLLQRDARFIDFVEEDIAGYSDTEIGAAARLVHDGCRAVLREHFTIRPVREEAEGSRVTVPDGFDATAIRLTGNVVGSAPFNGNISHRGWRVAQVRLPRLAERHDATVIAPAEVEL
- a CDS encoding NADP-dependent isocitrate dehydrogenase; translation: MSTQQPTIIYTLTDEAPLLATSAFLPIIRTFTAPAGINVTTSDISVAGRILGEFPEFLTEAQRVPDNLAELGRLTLQPDTNIIKLPNISASVHQLVSAIKELQAKGYKVPDFPEDPKTDAEKAIRQRYSKCLGSAVNPVLREGNSDRRAPAAVKNYARKNPHSMGEWSMASRTHVAHMKHGDFYHGEKSMTLDRARDVKMELVTKSGKTIVLKPKVSLLDGEIIDSMFMSKKALCDFYEEQMEDARKTGVMLSLHVKATMMKVSHPIVFGHAVKIFYKEAFEKHGKLFDELGVNVNNGLVNLYDKLESLPSSKREEIIRDMHACHEHRPELAMVDSAKGISNLHAPNDVIVDASMPAMIRIGGKMWGADGRPKDTKAVIPESTFARIYQEIINFCKTNGNFDPVTMGTVPNVGLMAQQAEEYGSHDKTFEVPEAGEARIVDIATGEVLLVQNVEEGDIWRMCQVKDAPIRDWVKLAVTRARNSGMPAIFWLDPYRPHEAEMIKKVETYLKDHDTTGLDIQIMSQVRAMRYTLERVIRGLDTISVTGNILRDYLTDLFPIMELGTSAKMLSIVPLMAGGGMYETGAGGSAPKHVKQLVEENHLRWDSLGEFLALAVSLEELGIKTSNEKAKVLAKTLDAATGKLLDNNKNPSPKTGQLDNRGSQFYLAMYWAQELAAQTDDAALAAQFAPLAKQLTDNEQVIVGELSAVQGKQADIGGYYKPDFAKLDIVMRPSKTLNAALAAVKA
- a CDS encoding Bug family tripartite tricarboxylate transporter substrate binding protein; this encodes MDLLFSLDPLRRLVTTSLLVAASAPNPQTQTAPEAFPQRTVHLVVPFTAGGTTDIIARVIADKLRTRLGQPVVVENRPGASTMIAAEQVAKAPADGYTLLLASSTTFSMLPALRTGLPIPAQGAWAPIGIIAQAPVMLTTRADSGIKSFADMLARASAQPGTITYGTTGPGTAQSIVGAMIEADLHADITPVSYRGSTQILADVIGGQIDLSLDPIAVAQPYLESGKLRPLAISAGARSPQYPGVPTFAELGIAMPGNAFWFGIAAPRATPQAVVERLEKELQGVLLDPSVEAVFQRQSIWVMRGNAEDFRRRVQGEIPQYRRLAKDGRVKLE
- a CDS encoding sigma-70 family RNA polymerase sigma factor; translated protein: MAAAESALQQHVHALYSDHHRWLQGWLRHQLGNAFDAADLAQDVFLRLLHREPCDIREPRTYLSTIARGLVIEHWRRRELELAWLETLAQLPAPQAPSPESRLLFLETLIAIDRILDALKPQVRKAFLWAQLEGLTCRQIAERLGVSLATAERYVAAALRHCYSLRFGG
- a CDS encoding FecR domain-containing protein; the protein is MPVSDSARPGDPTATPGPETPIPIPARIVDQAIHWMVKLDFGEASATTRKAFAQWRDANPLHALAWQRVQALRTDFSGMPPALALLTLQAADARRGVGGLKRRQALKVLALAGISVVTAASVRELAPWQGLVADASTATGEQRTMRLADGSTIVLNTDTAINTVLGAERRLVTLRRGEILVTTGHDDGFAAGSAAVRPFWVQTPFGSLRALGTRFVVRIEDERARVTVQEGAVELHPAAGGATHVARTGTTWWLAKAGSMPATAQPFEADGWADGVIAGKDMRLADVLAELSRYRTGHIACDPRVADLRISGAYHVRDTDRVLRFLMQAQPIAVAYRTRFWVSVGPAGGH